The following is a genomic window from Papilio machaon chromosome 7, ilPapMach1.1, whole genome shotgun sequence.
ggtgaaataccacgaccacacaataagtcaggcgtgaagtggaagcaaacCCACGAAATTGCACTTCGCTTCGAATTGTAGActgaattatgtatttttacttcaCGTTGCATCGCAAGTGATATTATATAAATCCCATATTATATTACACATTATATAATGTACAAACCACATGGATGAcatgcaatttaaattttcataaagtgGTGCGTGATTTAACGGGAAGTTTGGATCTAGATCGCATTACTCATTTTAGTACCGTTGTTTTGTTAGAATCAAATTGTACTAATTACCAAAACTTGAACTCCGCGGTCGGCGACCTCTCCCCACCTCCGATACAATGCAGCAGTGATGCAATACTTCTTCACACTCTGGCTGACTGTCAGCCGtaaattcacttttttttttgtattaataaactaataatttacAGCAAACCTAACCTTGTCGGAGGAGGAGTGCGAGCAGCTACTCGACTCTAACAATGTAGCGCTGTTCGTCGACAACGTAAGTGAGAGGAGAAAGAGCCGCGTCAATGCCGCGAAGGCGCCCCAACGGCGCAGCGTCACCGCTACATCACCGCTTCTCAACACCAAGGGCCTAGTCTATTTTATTctacatcatttttaaaactaattacttCAAAATGCAATGTGCCGAGTGATTATGACATGATGAGGCATATAACAAAAGGGCGGTGGACTCGATTTGCCGGTGAAATAAGTGTAAACCATGTTAAACAAATTATCCGCCTGGTGCTGAAGAACGCAAGTTGATctgaaaatttgtatttgaaaatttaattgatttgattttttgttcattctttattcattaaaaaatctactacTAAATATATACAGTACCATGACTAATACCACACTACTCATGATGTacgtgttaaaattaaaacttcttAATGTCCAAAACTGAACACGTATCTATAGTCTTTGCAGctgcaaaattaaataaatgctaaGTAAACTACTGGCAGCTTGAATATTGCCATAATACTGGTCGTAGACAAGAGACAAGTTGAGTTACTCGCGAGGCGTGCTGACGGCTGAGTGCCGACTGCTGAGTGCCGACTGCTGAGTGCCGACTGCTGAGTGCCGACTGCTGAGTGCCGACTGCTGAGTGCCGACTTGTCTGCATGTGTGCAGGTACGCGCGCAGACGGCGGAGGCGCGGCGCGTGCTGCGTGACGCGGAGGCTCGGCGCAGCGAGCTGGCGCGGGCCGAGGCGGCGCTGCGCGAGGTGCGCGACCTCTTCGTGCAGCTGTCGCACCTCGTCGCGCAACAGGTCTCAGATATCCTTCACCTCAGCTTAGCTTACACGAGCCGTCGCACAATTCTAAAAATGCTCGGAAAACATGTGacaaaatcttttattcaaaaagttattattttcaacattataAGATTTTACAATTATCGACAAGACTTTGTCTACGTTATTCCTTGTGGAGAAAAAAGAGAAGGAACAAATGAAAACACTCGCCAGTGGGATATTATGAGTCACCATTTGGTCACTTTTAAGACGCTTCTGTTTTCGTCCCCGCTTGTAGGCATGTAACATGTTTGcagtgtaatatttttagcaaGAACAAATCGACAGCGTGGAGTACTTCGCGCTGCAAGCCAGCGAGCACGTGGAGAGTGGCGGCCAGGAGTTACTGCGCGGCTCCGTCGGCCGCAGGCGGGCCCGCAAGGTCAGTGCGCGTCCCTCGCTCATCGTTCTTATTGGTCTTTGCCTCTGTGACCTTCCACTGTGATACAATTCTTATTATTCGTTCATTATAGTAATTAGAGTTGTAATGGAACCTCACCGCCGCCTCGTCTTAATTACTAGTAAAGTTTGTGTAAGAAATTGTACAATATACCAACCTGTTTGTCAAATAAATACCTATTTTGTACATTCcatttcaattcaaatttcaactttttttttttaaatatttgccaAGTATACTATATAAACatgattttaatgtttacaagATTAGATACTAAATGAACAacaaaccaaaataaaaacgGTTTTCAGCTCTACGCTTCTTTGGCTCCTCCGAACTGAGACACTTCACCTCCGCATCCGCTTCCTTTAAGAAAGCCTCCGttaatattctaataataacatttagtgCAGACATCGTGACAAAAACACAACTAaaactactattttttttttattttttttttttttcagaagaAAATCGGTCTTGTCATTTGCTTGGCGTCCGGCTTCTTCATAGTGCTGTTTGTGCTCATATATACGTAACACGAGTACATCATGAGTCTCAACATGGACACCTCACATTCCCTGGCCGGATGGCGGAGAAAGCTGGACAATGGATCGAGACGACTATtgctaattgttatttattgtattttaagatTACTAgtcatttttgaaaataaaataccattcataaacaaaaagtttttccATTAGCAACCTTCATTGGCAGCATTTCTGCTCATTGAGTGAAAGGATATAATTTaggatataaatataactgttaaacataattaatttttaagtacttaATATGCACTTTACCACTTTTTTATCActcttttcattttgtttcacATTGTATAATCATGTTGTGTACACTCAGATTGGTTTATAACCTAGTTTCTTGAACttactttatgttattttttaactatgtaatggttttaaactgtattgtgtacctattaaaataaataaataaataaataaatagcggCAGAATTagagttacataaaaaaagaggaaatataaaatatttagttttatttcttaacaacagttaatgtaatatgttttgacaTTTACTTACAAGACCATcttaaaagtttaatgaaaaaaaaacaaaaaaaaaattccccTTAAAGTTTTACTATAAATGAAACGTCTGTTTAATCGAGTGTTTCCACTTCGTGCTCTGATTAAAGTTTCCATCTGTCCGGGCATGCTGCGATGATGATTCATGTTAATGATTATGTTTTTGTGAGATTATATCCTCGACCGTTAAAAATCGGCAAGCGACACACTAGAGTAgtgaaagttaaaataatatcaatgatAGTACATCTAATGTGCATGTATTGTGTACATGTATTACAAtctattttaactaaaataattgaaagtaactaacattatttaaagttttttgaaATTGGATTAAAAGTAtggtattattaatttttttttttttaatattttaagattaaatgtttttagtatCTCAACTTACgtgaatttattgtttacaatttctttaacATTAACTTACAAATGTTTAGTATTTTTGTTCCACTTGCTgtagtaggtaggtaggtaggtaggttttttttttttttttcttggttTTCCACCCGAGAGTACACCCTCCCGGATGGGAATTTATTCATGTGATTcacaattttcatatttccTTATGTGCTAGGTGATCTTTTACATATTGTGTCGCAGGGCCCGGGCAGCAGTCATCCTAAGCGATTTGATACTATTGTCTGACTGCTGCCTGCTGCCTGCTGCCTGCTACTCAATAATCGATGAGCGATATCTATCATGTGTCACTGTTTCAAAGGTTGGAGTTTTTCCCCGATTGCAGACAACCATGTCATTTCCGTTGGCTATCTCAATAATTTCATGACCCCTAGCATTTGTCCGTGCACTTCCCCAGGTGGAGTGCCAACCATTAAAGTCCCCCCCTACTATACGATGTGATTTGTCCTTAGCCTTGAGAAAGTCATCTAAACGCTCTAGTGTGTTATATTGATCGTTATCAGGTTCAACGTAGACCGAGGCGATGTAAACACTACGATGTCCCAGGCATATATGGACAACGCTCATGTTAGGAGATGAGTGTTCGCTATCACCCATTACATCACCTAACAGTGGTTTGGTAAATATGCAGGCCTTGACATTGTTGTTGCTAGAACCTGGAAACTGAAAGATGTTTAAACCGCGTATAGGTTTGACTTCCCTGCCAGTACCTAGGTATGGTTCAGAGATAAGCGCGATTTGGTGATTACTAGCCATAAAGTACACAAGGAATTCGTGTGTGCTGTTGCGAGATCTGTCTAAGTTAcactgtataatttttatgtttctaaCTGGAACCATAGTCGATACGTGAAGTTATTTTGGCTTTCATGGAACGTAGTATTGGGCATCGTGAGTCTGTGGCCTTGTGTTTAGTGTcattattagaattaaattttgcgTTATGGGCCTTACAATTGTAGCAGGTGGGGGCTCCCTTCTTTATACTGGTGGAGCAGGAGTCTATGGGGTGACCGGTCTCGGCGCAGTAGGTACAAGGGCTTTCCTCTGAGGGGCACCTAGCCTTGGTATGTCCAAATTGTAAGCACTTATAGCATTGAAGGAAAGGTGAGAAATCTTGAGCGTGCACACGTTGGTGGTCTACACAGAGGCGGCCGCAGGTGAGGATTTGGCGCCACACTCTGGGGTGAGCTAAAAGAACCGCATTGTATAAGTTGGGGTTGCGGTTATTCCTTTTAAATCGGAGTTTAAGGTCGTCCTCACTGCTGATAAGAGCGGCAACTTcctcattttgatttttaataatttcgacTAGCTCGTGTGAGGGGGTGTCAACGGATATACCCTTAAGGATGCACATTGGTTTCAGGCATCGAGCCGGCTCCGCTTTCACCTCTGCGCACCCCTCCAGGCGCCTCAATGTGTCGTCGCGTTGGGTTACAGAGTTGAACTCTACTCTTAATTTGTTGTTGGAAATCGCGCGTATACATGCTGGGGCATAACTATGCTGTTTAAATGATGCCTGTTTTTTGAATGCTGTCACGACTTCCTGACGTGTTTTGGAGAGTTGTACAGTACTGATTATAAGTGCCGGCTTGCTTGTAGGAAGGATCGGTGTTGCTGACCCTGAAGGTGGTGCACGGCGCGGTGTGTTAAGGGCCTGGGCATAGGTTGTGCGGTGTGTGGCAGTATTTCTCAGCTTGTTAATTTCTTCGCGCACACAAGCCACAATATCTTCCTTGATGTCATTTAAACCCCCGTAGTTAGGTGGCTGAAGAGAGTGTTGGGGCATGCCTGCGAGTTTGTTTCCGCAACGTTTTATTTCGTCGGCGGCGGACGTAATGAGTTTTTTGTTACTGGCCGTGACCTGTTTCCGCAACGTTTTATTTCGTCGGCGGCGGACGTAATGAGTTTTTTGTTACTGGCCGTGACCGATTTCCCTTCCGAGATTGCCAAGGATATACACTCACTGAGTTTATTTAAAGTGTCTACAAAACTTGTAATGTCAACAACGTCGTCCACTCCAGCAGGGAGAGGAGGGGGTGGTGTATTGTTGATAGGCATTGTATATTAGAGAATTAATTTTGCatcactattaaatatatatataactaaataatatttacatacattaacactagatgacattttttttttttttttttttttttgagcaattttttattatatgaaatcaCTATATTGgaaaaatgtcaataaataaataagtcaaTTTTGATTTGTAATTACGCAACACAATTTTCTTCTCTTGATATCTTCGGAACTAAatgtccgattttgatgattcAAACGGTGTTAGAATCAGCTGGCGAAGTAGTTGTCGTCCTTGTTATCTgtggttttataatattaaccaGTAGACCGAGaagttttttcatattatgaaaattttgtttttgttatgttg
Proteins encoded in this region:
- the LOC106719369 gene encoding syntaxin; translated protein: MARLQYACARRSCAAALAEHAQLLQLLRDDRARLLHEQIKLTNLTLSEEECEQLLDSNNVALFVDNVRAQTAEARRVLRDAEARRSELARAEAALREVRDLFVQLSHLVAQQQEQIDSVEYFALQASEHVESGGQELLRGSVGRRRARKKKIGLVICLASGFFIVLFVLIYT